One genomic region from Chionomys nivalis chromosome 17, mChiNiv1.1, whole genome shotgun sequence encodes:
- the Sqle gene encoding squalene monooxygenase, with protein MWTFLGIATFTYFYKKCGDVTLANKELLLCVLVFLSLGLVLSYRCRHRNAGLLGRQQSGSQFAAFSDILSALPLIGFFWAKSPPEPEKKEELESSKCRKEASISETTLTGAATSVSASSLNDPEVIIVGAGVLGSTLATVLSRDGRKVTVIERDLKEPDRIVGELLQPGGYHVLKELGLGDTVEGFNAHLIHGYIVHDYESRSEVQIPYPVSENNQVQNGVAFHHGKFIMSLRKAAMAEPNVKFIEGVVLQLLEEDGAVTGVQYKDKETGDTKELHAPLTVVADGLFSKFRKNLVSNKVSVSSHFVGFLMKNAPQFKANFAELVLVNPSPVLIYQISANETRVLVDIRGEMPRNLREYMAEQIYPQMPDHVKEPFLEASQNSRLRTMPASFLPPSPVNKRGVLLLGDAYNLRHPLTGGGMTVALKDVKLWRKLLKDIPDLYDDAAVFQAKKSFYWSRKRTHSFVVNVLAQALYELFSGTDDSLHQLRKACFLYFKLGGECVAGPVGLLSVLSPHPLVLIRHFFAVAVYATYFCFKSEPWATKPRALFSSGAVLYKACSIIFPLIYAEMKYLIH; from the exons ATGTGGACTTTTCTTGGCATTGCTACCTTCACCTATTTTTATAAGAAATGCGGGGATGTCACCCTGGCCAACAAGGAGCTCCTCTTGTGCGTGCTGGTGTTCCTGTCGCTGGGCCTGGTGCTCTCCTACCGCTGTCGCCATCGAAACGCGGGCCTCCTCGGTCGCCAGCAGAGTGGCTCCCAGTTCGCTGCCTTCTCTGATATTCTCTCAGCTCTGCCTCTTATTGGCTTCTTCTGGGCCAAGTCACCCcctgaaccagaaaagaaagaggagctgGAGTCCAGTAAG TGCAGAAAAGAAGCCAGTATTTCAGAAACAACATTGACAGGAGCAGCTACCTCAGTGTCAGCATCTTCTCTGAATGATCCGGAAGTTATCATTGTGGGGGCTGGTGTACTCGGATCTACCTTGGCAACGGTTCTTTCCAGAGATGGAAGAAAGGTGACGGTAATCGAGAGAGATTTAAAAGAGCCTGACAGAATTGTTGGTGAGCTTCTGCAGCCAGGTGGTTACCATGTTCTTAAAGAGCTGGGCCTCGGAG ATACAGTAGAGGGTTTCAATGCCCATCTTATACACGGCTACATAGTTCACGATTATGAAAGCAGATCTGAAGTTCAAATTCCATACCCGGTGTCAGAAAACAACCAAGTGCAGAACGGAGTTGCTTTCCACCATGGCAAATTCATCATGAGTCTCCGGAAAGCAGCTATGGCAGAGCCCAA TGTGAAGTTTATAGAAGGTGTTGTGCTTCAGTTGCTAGAGGAAGACGGCGCCGTGACAGGAGTGCAGTACAAGGACAAGGAGACTGGAGACACCAAG GAGCTCCACGCCCCATTGACTGTTGTTGCAGATGGGCTTTTCTCCAAGTTCAGGAAGAACCTCGTCTCCAATAAAGTTTCTGTTTCATCTCATTTTGTTGGCTTCCTTATGAAG AACGcaccacagtttaaagccaatTTTGCAGAGCTTGTTCTAGTCAATCCAAGTCCAGTTCTCATCTACCAGATTTCAGCCAATGAAACGCGGGTACTTGTTGATATCCGTGGGGAAATGCCAAGGAATTTAAGAGAATACATGGCCGAACAAATTTACCCACAAATGCCTG ACCACGTGAAGGAACCGTTCCTGGAGGCCTCTCAGAACTCTCGTCTGCGGACCATGCCAGcaagcttccttcctccttcccctgtgAACAAACGAG GCGTTCTCCTTCTGGGAGATGCATATAACCTGAGGCATCCTCTTACTGGTGGAGGAATGACAGTTGCTTTAAAAGATGTAAAATTATGGAGAAAACTGTTAAAAGACATTCCTGACCTTTATGATGACGCTGCTGTTTTCCAG gccAAAAAGTCCTTCTATTGGTCAAGGAAAAGGACCCATTCCTTTGTTGTGAATGTGCTGGCGCAGGCTTTGTATGAATTATTTTCTGGTACAGATG ATTCCTTGCACCAGCTACGAAaagcttgctttctttattttaaacttgGTGGAGAATGTGTGGCGGGTCCTGTTGGGCTGCTTTCTGT ATTGTCTCCGCACCCTCTAGTGTTGATCCGACACTTCTTTGCCGTTGCTGTCTATGCCACGTATTTCTGCTTTAAATCTGAGCCGTGGGCTACAAAACCCCGAGCCCTTTTCAGTAGTGGTGCTGTACTGTACAAAGCGTGTTCTATAATATTTCCTCTCATCTACGCAGAAATGAAGTATCTGATTCATTGA